One stretch of Cheilinus undulatus linkage group 5, ASM1832078v1, whole genome shotgun sequence DNA includes these proteins:
- the LOC121510117 gene encoding tripartite motif-containing protein 16-like isoform X2 produces the protein MAQKGIPLNQETFSCSICLDPLEDPVTVSCGHSYCMKCLQTHWDTEDEKKLYSCPQCRQTFTPRPVLLKNTMLAVLVEELKKSGLQAAPADHCYAGAEDVACDVCTGRKLRAQKSCLQCLASYCQTHLQPHFEVAPLKKHKLVEPSKKLQKNVCSRHDEVMKIFCRTDQQSICTFCLLDEHKGHDTVSAAAERAERQRELEVSRQNIQQRIQDREKDVKLLQQEAEAINRSADKAVEDSQEIFTQLIHLMEKRRSDVSQQVRSQQESQVSRVKELEEKLRQEIAELKRRDGELQTLSQTQDHNQFLHDYPSLSALRQPTRSSSIHIRPLRYFEDVTAAVSAVREKLQDVLTETWTNISLTGTEVDVLQPQPEPKTREEFIRYSCDITLDPNTAQTRLLLSDENRKATRTSQKQSYPRHTDRFTGWSQVLSRESLTERCYWEVEWRGRVDVAVAYKNISRKGDGDECGFGFNDKSWALDCSYSGYNFWYNNVQTSVSGPLSSRVGVYLDHRAGILSFYSISETMTLLHRVHTTFTQPLHAGLTVVVGSTAELCKLK, from the coding sequence ATGGCGCAGAAAGGAATTCCGCTGAATCAGGAAACCTTCTCTTGTTCCATCTGTCTGGATCCACTGGAGGATCCAGTGACTGTTTCCTGTGGACACAGCTACTGCATGAAGTGTCTTCAAACCCACTGGGATACAGAGGATGAGAAGAAACTCTACAGCTGCCCTCAGTGCAGGCAGACCTTCACACCGAGGCCTgtcctgctgaaaaacaccATGTTAGCAGTTTTAgtggaggagctgaagaagaGCGGACTCCAAGCTGCTCCTGCTGATCACTGCTATGCTGGAGCTGAAGATGTGGCCTGTGACGTCTGCACCGGGAGGAAACTGAGAGCCCAAAAGTCCTGTCTGCAATGTCTGGCCTCTTACTGTCAGACCCACCTTCAGCCTCATTTTGAAGTAGCTcctttaaagaaacacaagctGGTGGAGCCGTCCAAGAAGCTCCAAAAGAACGTCTGCTCTCGTCATGATGAGGTGATGAAGATATTCTGTCGCACTGATCAGCAGTCTATCTGTACTTTCTGTTTACTGGATGAGCATAAAGGCCACGACACGgtctcagctgcagcagagagggccgagaggcagagagagctggaggtgagtCGACAAAACATCCAGCAGAGAATccaggacagagagaaagatgtgaAGCTGCTTCAACAGGAAGCAGAGGCCATCAATCGCTCCGCTGATAAAGCAGTGGAGGACAGCCAGGAGATCTTCACCCAGCTGATCCATCTCATGGAGAAACGACGCTCCGATGTGAGCCAGCAGGTCCGATCCCAGCAGGAAAGCCAAGTGAGTCGAGTcaaagagctggaggagaagcTGAGGCAGGAGATCGCTGAGCTGAAGAGGAGAGACGGCGAGCTGCAGACGCTGTCACAAACACAGGATCACAACCAGTTTCTACACGACTACCCCTCACTGTCAGCACTCAGACAACCTACGCGCTCATCCAGCATCCATATCCGTCCTCTGAGGTACTTTGAAGACGTGACAGCGGCTGTGTCAGCAGTCAGAGAGAAACTACAGGACGTCCTGACAGAGACATGGACAAACATCTCACTCACAGGGACTGAAGTGGATGTTTTACAGCCACAACCAGAGCCCAAGACCAGAGAGGAGTTCATCAGATATtcatgtgacatcacactgGATCCAAACACAGCACAAACACGTCTGTTATTATCTGATGAGAACAGAAAAGCAACACGGACCAGTCAAAAACAGTCTTATCCTCGTCACACAGACAGATTCACTGGATGGTCTCAGGTCCTGAGTCGAGAGAGTCTGACTGAACGTTGTTACTGGGAGGTGGAGTGGAGAGGAAGAGTTGATGTAGCAGTCGCATACAAGAATATCAGCAGAAAAGGAGATGGGGATGAATGTGGATTTGGATTCAATGACAAATCTTGGGCGTTAGATTGTTCTTACAGTGGTTATAACTTTTGGTACAACAATGTCCAGACTTCTGTCTCTGGTCCTCTGTCCTCCAGAGTGGGAGTGTACCTGGATCACAGAGCAGGTATTCTGTCCTTCTACAGCATCTCTGAAACCATGACTCTCCTCCACAGAGTCCACACCACATTCACTCAGCCTCTACATGCTGGACTTACTGTTGTTGTTGGTTCCACTGCTGAGCTGTGTAAGCTGAAGTAG
- the LOC121510117 gene encoding tripartite motif-containing protein 16-like isoform X1 — MAQKGIPLNQETFSCSICLDPLEDPVTVSCGHSYCMKCLQTHWDTEDEKKLYSCPQCRQTFTPRPVLLKNTMLAVLVEELKKSGLQAAPADHCYAGAEDVACDVCTGRKLRAQKSCLQCLASYCQTHLQPHFEVAPLKKHKLVEPSKKLQKNVCSRHDEVMKIFCRTDQQSICTFCLLDEHKGHDTVSAAAERAERQRELEVSRQNIQQRIQDREKDVKLLQQEAEAINRSADKAVEDSQEIFTQLIHLMEKRRSDVSQQVRSQQESQVSRVKELEEKLRQEIAELKRRDGELQTLSQTQDHNQFLHDYPSLSALRQPTLDVLQPQPEPKTREEFIRYSCDITLDPNTAQTRLLLSDENRKATRTSQKQSYPRHTDRFTGWSQVLSRESLTERCYWEVEWRGRVDVAVAYKNISRKGDGDECGFGFNDKSWALDCSYSGYNFWYNNVQTSVSGPLSSRVGVYLDHRAGILSFYSISETMTLLHRVHTTFTQPLHAGLTVVVGSTAELCKLK; from the exons ATGGCGCAGAAAGGAATTCCGCTGAATCAGGAAACCTTCTCTTGTTCCATCTGTCTGGATCCACTGGAGGATCCAGTGACTGTTTCCTGTGGACACAGCTACTGCATGAAGTGTCTTCAAACCCACTGGGATACAGAGGATGAGAAGAAACTCTACAGCTGCCCTCAGTGCAGGCAGACCTTCACACCGAGGCCTgtcctgctgaaaaacaccATGTTAGCAGTTTTAgtggaggagctgaagaagaGCGGACTCCAAGCTGCTCCTGCTGATCACTGCTATGCTGGAGCTGAAGATGTGGCCTGTGACGTCTGCACCGGGAGGAAACTGAGAGCCCAAAAGTCCTGTCTGCAATGTCTGGCCTCTTACTGTCAGACCCACCTTCAGCCTCATTTTGAAGTAGCTcctttaaagaaacacaagctGGTGGAGCCGTCCAAGAAGCTCCAAAAGAACGTCTGCTCTCGTCATGATGAGGTGATGAAGATATTCTGTCGCACTGATCAGCAGTCTATCTGTACTTTCTGTTTACTGGATGAGCATAAAGGCCACGACACGgtctcagctgcagcagagagggccgagaggcagagagagctggaggtgagtCGACAAAACATCCAGCAGAGAATccaggacagagagaaagatgtgaAGCTGCTTCAACAGGAAGCAGAGGCCATCAATCGCTCCGCTGATAAAGCAGTGGAGGACAGCCAGGAGATCTTCACCCAGCTGATCCATCTCATGGAGAAACGACGCTCCGATGTGAGCCAGCAGGTCCGATCCCAGCAGGAAAGCCAAGTGAGTCGAGTcaaagagctggaggagaagcTGAGGCAGGAGATCGCTGAGCTGAAGAGGAGAGACGGCGAGCTGCAGACGCTGTCACAAACACAGGATCACAACCAGTTTCTACACGACTACCCCTCACTGTCAGCACTCAGACAACCTACGC TGGATGTTTTACAGCCACAACCAGAGCCCAAGACCAGAGAGGAGTTCATCAGATATtcatgtgacatcacactgGATCCAAACACAGCACAAACACGTCTGTTATTATCTGATGAGAACAGAAAAGCAACACGGACCAGTCAAAAACAGTCTTATCCTCGTCACACAGACAGATTCACTGGATGGTCTCAGGTCCTGAGTCGAGAGAGTCTGACTGAACGTTGTTACTGGGAGGTGGAGTGGAGAGGAAGAGTTGATGTAGCAGTCGCATACAAGAATATCAGCAGAAAAGGAGATGGGGATGAATGTGGATTTGGATTCAATGACAAATCTTGGGCGTTAGATTGTTCTTACAGTGGTTATAACTTTTGGTACAACAATGTCCAGACTTCTGTCTCTGGTCCTCTGTCCTCCAGAGTGGGAGTGTACCTGGATCACAGAGCAGGTATTCTGTCCTTCTACAGCATCTCTGAAACCATGACTCTCCTCCACAGAGTCCACACCACATTCACTCAGCCTCTACATGCTGGACTTACTGTTGTTGTTGGTTCCACTGCTGAGCTGTGTAAGCTGAAGTAG